A single Myxocyprinus asiaticus isolate MX2 ecotype Aquarium Trade chromosome 50, UBuf_Myxa_2, whole genome shotgun sequence DNA region contains:
- the LOC127438757 gene encoding beta-1,3-galactosyltransferase 2-like, translating into MVYKSWLLVGLLILGNVFLLCFMIVTLERRKWWKLEKRSETYHVAYPQRYRFIIDQPQKCQQQNPFMVVIVPVAPENFEARSAIRRTWGSKDLLWDKMVLVLFLLGSHSESGQDTLQDQLQSESQQYQDLLQSNFQDSYRNLTIKTMVMMEWLSRNCPQASYAVKVDADVLLNIRNLLYMLVNLKALQSNYITGLVLFSNSVMRDPSSKFYLPYDVYPKNRFPPYPVGMCYIFSMDLPMKILKVSRQIKPIFIEDAYLGMCLKHLGIKPRKPPNMQQFVVQQPQQYNRCFYSSRIAILTDCPTQLITYWTDIHSSNTPCL; encoded by the coding sequence ATGGTCTATAAGAGTTGGCTATTGGTAGGTCTCCTGATTCTTGGCAATGTTTTCCTGCTGTGCTTTATGATTGTTACCCTTGAGAGAAGGAAATGGTGGAAGCTGGAGAAAAGATCAGAAACCTATCATGTTGCTTACCCCCAAAGATACAGATTTATCATTGACCAGCCACAGAAGTGTCAACAGCAAAATCCCTTTATGGTGGTTATTGTCCCTGTGGCCCCTGAGAACTTTGAGGCACGCAGTGCTATCAGGAGAACATGGGGGAGTAAGGATCTGCTCTGGGACAAAATGGTGCTAGTTCTTTTTCTGCTGGGCTCACATAGTGAATCTGGTCAAGATACATTGCAGGACCAACTCCAGAGTGAAAGCCAGCAGTACCAAGACCTGCTACAGAGTAACTTCCAGGATTCCTATAGGAACTTAACCATCAAAACCATGGTGATGATGGAATGGCTGAGCAGGAATTGTCCACAGGCATCCTACGCTGTTAAGGTGGATGCAGATGTGCTACTCAACATAAGAAACCTATTATATATGCTTGTGAATCTGAAAGCACTACAAAGCAACTACATCACTGGCCTAGTACTGTTCAGCAACAGTGTCATGAGAGATCCATCTAGTAAGTTTTATCTCCCCTACGATGTGTACCCCAAAAACAGATTTCCTCCATATCCAGTGGGCATGTGTTACATCTTTTCAATGGACCTTCCAATGAAGATTCTAAAAGTCTCCAGGCAAATTAAACCCATATTTATAGAGGATGCATATCTTGGCATGTGTTTAAAGCATTTGGGAATTAAACCTAGAAAACCACCAAATATGCAACAATTTGTGGTCCAACAACCGCAACAATACAATCGCTGTTTCTACTCTAGTCGGATAGCAATACTTACAGACTGCCCGACTCAGCTGATTACTTATTGGACAGATATTCACTCCTCCAACACACCCTGCTTGTGA